The proteins below are encoded in one region of Symbiobacterium terraclitae:
- a CDS encoding UDP-N-acetylmuramoyl-L-alanyl-D-glutamate--2,6-diaminopimelate ligase has product MKLADLLLALDSAQVLAVPDVTVTGITADSRQVSPGDLFVSIPGARVDAHRFIPDAIERGAVAVVSQRPFEVPAGTGAAVVPDARRALSALADRFYGYPSCTLKMVGVTGTNGKTTTAFLLEAIAREAGKTMGVIGTAGMMLGREVLEGKAGYTTPEPQTIHRLLATMLERGAWGAVMEVSSHALEQHRTDHCRFDVAVFTNLTHEHLDYHGDMESYYAAKARLFHELRPGATAVINIDDPYGRRLAGELPRGVRLYTYGFAADAEVRAEEVHLTAGGARYRLVTPVGAVDVEAPYLFGAYNVSNAMAAVGAGLALGFGLNTAARALRTAKGAPGRFERIDEGQDFTVVVDYAHTPDGFEKLLSDVARLKEPGTRVIMVFGSAGHRDRSKRPDMGRIAGDYCDVLVLTEEDPRTEDALEIAREIAAGVTRDDVEIHLIEDRVEAIEHAIRMAQPGDIVLITGKGHETDLEVQHPTTWRGDVPAAVAALQSRAREEARGVRA; this is encoded by the coding sequence TTGAAGCTTGCCGATTTGCTGCTCGCCCTGGATTCCGCCCAGGTGCTGGCCGTCCCGGACGTGACCGTGACCGGGATCACCGCCGACTCCCGCCAGGTGTCGCCCGGCGACCTGTTTGTCTCGATTCCCGGTGCCCGCGTGGACGCGCACCGGTTCATCCCCGATGCCATCGAGCGCGGGGCGGTCGCCGTCGTGAGCCAGCGGCCCTTCGAGGTGCCGGCGGGCACCGGCGCGGCCGTCGTGCCTGACGCCCGGCGGGCTCTGAGCGCACTGGCGGACCGCTTCTACGGCTACCCCTCCTGCACGCTCAAGATGGTGGGCGTCACCGGCACCAACGGCAAGACCACCACGGCTTTCCTGCTGGAGGCGATCGCCCGGGAGGCCGGCAAGACCATGGGGGTCATCGGGACCGCCGGGATGATGCTGGGCCGGGAGGTCCTCGAGGGCAAGGCAGGCTACACCACCCCCGAGCCGCAGACCATCCACCGGCTCCTGGCGACCATGCTGGAGCGGGGCGCCTGGGGCGCGGTGATGGAGGTCTCCAGCCACGCCCTGGAGCAGCACCGGACCGACCACTGCCGGTTCGACGTCGCGGTCTTTACCAACCTCACCCACGAGCACCTCGACTACCACGGTGACATGGAGTCGTACTACGCCGCCAAGGCGCGCCTCTTCCACGAACTCCGGCCCGGCGCCACGGCGGTGATCAACATCGACGACCCCTACGGGCGGCGCCTGGCCGGTGAACTGCCCCGCGGGGTTCGGCTGTACACCTACGGCTTCGCCGCGGACGCCGAGGTCCGGGCGGAGGAGGTCCACCTGACGGCCGGCGGGGCGCGCTACCGCCTCGTCACGCCGGTCGGGGCGGTGGACGTCGAGGCGCCTTACCTGTTCGGCGCCTACAACGTCTCCAACGCGATGGCGGCCGTCGGCGCAGGGCTGGCGCTGGGCTTCGGGCTCAACACGGCGGCCCGGGCGCTGCGCACCGCCAAGGGCGCCCCCGGCCGGTTCGAGCGCATCGACGAGGGGCAGGACTTCACGGTCGTTGTCGACTACGCCCACACCCCCGACGGGTTCGAGAAGCTGCTGTCGGACGTGGCCCGGCTGAAGGAGCCGGGGACGCGGGTGATCATGGTCTTCGGCTCGGCCGGCCACCGGGACCGGTCCAAGCGGCCGGACATGGGCCGGATCGCCGGCGACTACTGCGATGTACTGGTACTTACCGAGGAGGACCCCCGCACGGAGGACGCGCTGGAAATCGCCCGGGAGATCGCTGCGGGCGTCACCCGCGACGACGTGGAGATCCACCTGATCGAGGACCGGGTGGAGGCGATCGAGCATGCGATCCGCATGGCGCAGCCCGGCGACATCGTGCTGATCACCGGCAAGGGGCACGAGACCGACCTGGAGGTGCAGCACCCCACCACCTGGCGGGGCGACGTCCCTGCAGCGGTGGCCGCCCTGCAGAGCCGGGCCCGGGAGGAAGCCCGGGGCGTGCGGGCGTAG
- a CDS encoding LiaF domain-containing protein gives MGRYAVGLLLIIMGGLFLMQTLGLASGISFGSLVLVFVGLVIAGDGPRRRRFSLFSTGLGLWLAAIGLFNMLSRAGITTTTGGDILRVGWPLLLILLGLSMLLGRGMRVYVTAIRPRKSTQFSSFVGDLNLGTEPWVLDKDLQVQTFAGDLRLDLTTATIAPGVHRIEVTQFVGDTLVRVPDTVSVRARAEAFAGEVSIFGVERSDVGMVYLEREEIVPGADAELIIDARVRFGEVTIERVPISDFRVF, from the coding sequence ATGGGCCGTTACGCCGTGGGCCTGCTGCTGATCATCATGGGCGGGCTCTTTCTGATGCAGACGCTGGGCCTGGCCAGCGGTATCTCGTTCGGGTCGCTGGTGCTCGTTTTCGTGGGACTCGTCATCGCCGGCGATGGCCCCCGCCGTCGACGTTTCAGCCTGTTCAGCACGGGCCTTGGGCTCTGGCTGGCGGCGATCGGACTGTTCAACATGCTGTCCCGCGCCGGGATCACCACCACGACTGGCGGTGACATCCTCCGCGTGGGCTGGCCGCTGCTCCTGATCCTCCTCGGCCTGTCCATGCTGCTCGGCCGGGGGATGCGGGTCTACGTGACTGCCATCCGTCCGCGCAAGTCCACCCAGTTCTCCAGCTTCGTAGGCGACCTGAATCTCGGCACCGAACCCTGGGTCCTGGACAAGGATCTGCAGGTGCAGACCTTCGCCGGCGACCTGCGCCTCGACCTGACCACCGCCACCATCGCCCCCGGCGTGCACCGGATCGAGGTGACGCAGTTCGTGGGCGACACCCTGGTACGGGTGCCCGACACGGTTTCGGTCCGGGCGAGGGCCGAGGCTTTTGCGGGGGAGGTATCCATCTTCGGCGTGGAGCGATCCGACGTCGGCATGGTCTACCTGGAGCGGGAGGAGATCGTGCCAGGCGCGGATGCGGAACTGATCATCGATGCCCGCGTACGCTTCGGAGAGGTCACGATCGAGCGGGTGCCGATCTCTGACTTCCGGGTGTTCTGA
- a CDS encoding ATP-binding protein, whose translation MEERRNLGLQWRLVAVTLAAGVLSSGLAVFGFWAADEYGLGREDALLVGAIAGLAGGLVASVWSFWLARRIKYRLWKAGDLALRIRRGDLSARLPVGDDDEIGELERQLNQMAAYLEQAVGDLSRMAEQNRLLAEEAGRGAALEERARLARDLHDTVNQQLFVLSLRAAAVRKRVSRELSRDGAGQTVGDGPRPPGDGVVPTAGDGPRPPGDGVVPTAGNGPRPPGDGGVPTAGDEPRPPGDGVVPTAGDGPSSPGGGVAPTAGDGPRPTGGGAGQTTGNGIRPTSDGTVSTAGDGPRPTGDGTVPAAGDGASPADGSGAATAAGSGGSAPTPGGVLLSWLASLPDELAALEELARAAHSQTRELILQLRPTTLEQQGLGPALAEYVRTAATREGWEVETEIDPALRLRGPEGEALFRVAQEALNNAAKHARASRIRVALQRVDGEVRLRVADDGVGFDRSSGIRPTAVGLVGMRERMAALGGRIQVRTAPGKGTEITAILPAPHPAEPGEAGSRRAEPAEQRSEPVGGARSEERAEHEAGHPGGVAG comes from the coding sequence ATGGAGGAACGGCGGAATCTCGGGCTGCAGTGGCGGCTGGTGGCGGTCACCCTGGCCGCCGGCGTGTTGAGCAGCGGTCTGGCAGTCTTCGGCTTCTGGGCGGCCGACGAGTACGGACTGGGGCGGGAAGACGCCCTCCTGGTCGGTGCGATCGCAGGGCTCGCCGGTGGGCTGGTCGCCTCGGTCTGGAGCTTCTGGCTCGCCCGCCGCATCAAGTACCGTCTGTGGAAGGCGGGCGACCTGGCCCTGCGGATCCGGCGGGGGGACCTTTCCGCACGGCTGCCGGTGGGCGACGACGACGAGATCGGCGAGCTGGAGAGGCAGCTGAACCAGATGGCCGCCTACCTGGAGCAGGCGGTGGGCGACCTCTCCCGCATGGCGGAGCAGAACCGGCTGCTGGCCGAGGAGGCCGGCCGGGGCGCCGCCCTGGAGGAGCGCGCACGCCTGGCCCGGGACCTGCACGACACGGTGAACCAGCAGCTCTTCGTCCTCTCGCTCCGCGCCGCGGCGGTGCGCAAGCGGGTGAGTCGCGAGCTGTCCCGCGATGGCGCCGGGCAGACGGTGGGTGACGGGCCCAGACCGCCGGGCGACGGCGTCGTGCCCACGGCGGGTGACGGGCCCAGACCGCCGGGCGATGGCGTCGTGCCAACTGCGGGTAACGGGCCCAGACCGCCGGGCGATGGCGGCGTGCCAACTGCGGGTGACGAGCCCAGACCGCCGGGTGATGGCGTCGTGCCCACGGCAGGTGACGGGCCCAGTTCGCCGGGCGGTGGCGTCGCGCCCACGGCGGGTGACGGACCCAGACCAACGGGCGGTGGCGCCGGGCAGACGACGGGTAACGGGATCAGACCGACGAGCGACGGCACCGTGTCAACGGCGGGTGACGGACCCAGACCGACGGGTGACGGCACCGTGCCGGCGGCCGGTGACGGGGCCTCCCCGGCTGATGGGTCCGGGGCCGCAACTGCAGCCGGGTCTGGCGGTTCCGCACCGACTCCCGGTGGCGTCCTCCTGTCGTGGCTGGCGTCGCTACCCGACGAACTGGCCGCGCTGGAGGAGCTGGCGCGGGCGGCCCACAGCCAGACGCGGGAGCTGATCCTGCAGCTGCGGCCGACCACCCTGGAGCAGCAGGGGCTGGGACCGGCGCTGGCCGAGTACGTGCGGACCGCGGCGACCCGTGAGGGGTGGGAGGTCGAGACCGAGATCGACCCCGCACTGCGGCTGCGCGGCCCGGAGGGCGAGGCGCTCTTCCGCGTGGCCCAGGAGGCGCTGAACAACGCCGCGAAGCACGCCAGGGCGAGCCGCATCCGGGTCGCACTGCAGCGGGTGGACGGCGAGGTCCGGCTGCGCGTCGCCGACGACGGGGTTGGCTTCGACCGGAGCAGCGGCATCCGGCCCACCGCCGTGGGGCTCGTGGGCATGCGGGAGCGGATGGCGGCGCTGGGCGGGCGCATCCAGGTGCGCACCGCACCGGGCAAGGGGACGGAGATCACGGCCATCCTGCCGGCACCCCATCCCGCAGAACCGGGAGAGGCAGGGAGCCGGCGCGCCGAGCCCGCCGAGCAGCGCAGCGAGCCGGTTGGGGGCGCACGGTCGGAGGAGCGCGCAGAGCACGAAGCAGGGCATCCAGGAGGTGTCGCAGGATGA
- a CDS encoding response regulator, with product MIRLLIVDDHKMVREGLKIYLSTEPEIHVVGEAENGEEAARLAAELRPDVILMDLIMPGVDGIEGTKRCLAACPETRVIVLTSMPDDELVVPAIRAGALSYILKDISADELAETIKKAVSGKPTLHPVAAQRMMQELTAPPKPRPGVDEISPREMEVLRLIAQGLSNKEIGDRLFIGERTVKTHVSHLLEKLQLQDRTQLAIYALQNKLV from the coding sequence ATGATCCGCCTGTTGATCGTTGACGACCACAAGATGGTCCGTGAGGGGCTGAAGATCTACCTCTCCACCGAACCCGAGATCCATGTGGTGGGCGAGGCGGAGAACGGCGAGGAGGCGGCGCGCCTGGCCGCTGAGCTGCGGCCCGACGTGATCCTGATGGACCTGATCATGCCCGGGGTGGACGGCATCGAGGGGACGAAGCGCTGCCTGGCGGCCTGTCCCGAGACCCGGGTGATCGTGCTGACCTCCATGCCCGACGACGAGCTGGTCGTCCCCGCGATCCGGGCCGGCGCCCTGTCGTACATCCTGAAGGACATCTCGGCCGACGAACTGGCCGAGACCATCAAGAAAGCGGTCTCCGGCAAGCCGACCCTCCATCCCGTCGCCGCCCAGCGCATGATGCAGGAGCTCACCGCACCGCCGAAACCGCGGCCGGGGGTGGACGAGATCAGCCCCCGGGAGATGGAGGTCCTCCGGCTGATTGCCCAGGGGCTGTCCAACAAGGAGATCGGCGACCGGCTGTTCATCGGCGAGCGGACGGTGAAGACCCATGTCTCGCACCTGCTGGAAAAGCTTCAGCTCCAGGACCGGACACAGCTCGCCATCTACGCGCTGCAGAACAAGTTAGTATAG
- a CDS encoding ArsR family transcriptional regulator → MEIPIRPGQVYVPRSILLDPRLTDQAKIAWAAYQLGPASQRQLAELAGLCRHSAVYSLSLLRQFGLLRSLPIPKRPGLFATIPVDLLRSTTTLASQKVLYAVLQVLPGYQSSAVITGYSQLREVTGRSHPTIRKSLQHLHDSGWIIIDRPGARRAFSITVRNPHVEAQQQQIAAVEHRLRKAPYFGEGLMREWLNILVDSTDFEDNATPGFLINPYTSEEMQIDRLYWQFLVGFEFNGAQHYGPTPLYPDPEAARRQQGRDLIKQAICRQRGILLIPVHSDDLSLAGMLRLIPDRLPLRCLEGQEILVAHLEALSAAYRQRTPLPPPTKKDPPGLSARGDPNLPQLRQGLY, encoded by the coding sequence ATGGAGATCCCTATCCGTCCAGGACAGGTTTATGTCCCCCGGTCGATCCTGCTCGACCCCCGCCTGACCGACCAAGCGAAGATCGCCTGGGCGGCCTATCAGCTGGGTCCTGCCAGCCAGCGACAGCTTGCAGAACTAGCCGGCCTCTGTCGACACAGTGCAGTTTACAGTCTTTCCTTGTTGAGGCAGTTTGGATTGCTGCGGAGCCTCCCCATTCCGAAGCGCCCCGGGCTGTTCGCCACAATTCCCGTAGACCTGCTGAGAAGCACCACCACCCTGGCATCACAGAAGGTGCTGTACGCCGTTCTCCAGGTGCTCCCGGGATACCAGTCCTCCGCGGTCATCACTGGGTACAGCCAGTTGCGCGAGGTCACCGGAAGGAGTCACCCGACCATCAGGAAGTCGCTTCAACACCTCCACGATTCTGGATGGATCATCATCGACCGCCCGGGTGCCCGGCGCGCTTTTTCGATCACGGTACGCAACCCCCACGTTGAGGCACAGCAGCAGCAGATCGCGGCCGTCGAGCACCGCCTGCGGAAGGCTCCTTACTTCGGCGAGGGCCTCATGCGAGAATGGCTCAACATTCTCGTCGACAGCACCGACTTCGAAGACAACGCCACACCCGGCTTTCTCATCAACCCGTATACATCCGAAGAGATGCAGATCGACCGCCTGTACTGGCAGTTTCTCGTGGGCTTCGAGTTCAACGGAGCGCAGCACTACGGCCCCACGCCGCTCTACCCGGACCCTGAGGCGGCGCGGCGCCAACAGGGACGCGACCTCATCAAGCAGGCGATCTGCAGGCAGCGCGGCATCCTGCTCATTCCCGTCCACAGCGACGACCTGTCACTGGCCGGCATGCTGCGCCTGATCCCGGATCGACTGCCGCTGCGCTGCCTCGAAGGCCAGGAGATACTCGTCGCCCACCTGGAAGCCCTCTCCGCCGCCTATCGCCAGCGTACCCCTCTTCCCCCGCCCACAAAAAAAGATCCCCCGGGGCTCAGCGCCCGGGGGGACCCGAACCTGCCGCAGCTACGACAGGGCCTATACTAA
- a CDS encoding ECF transporter S component, with the protein MRNERLHRLVMIAMLGAMAFLLMFFGEVYIPPFAEFLKYDPGDVPAVVATYTLGPGAGVAIQGIKAGLFFLSGKGSSGWIGALANFVAGAALVIGAGASQQMFERAGLRHWGWTFLSAAIGTVIMTAILIPANALFIYPLWGMKGAAAWAGALTLSTPFNLFKGLLSTSLSLAFYRRLEPFLLGRARDRVA; encoded by the coding sequence ATGCGGAACGAACGACTCCACCGTCTCGTCATGATTGCGATGCTGGGCGCCATGGCCTTCCTGCTGATGTTCTTCGGCGAGGTCTACATTCCCCCGTTTGCGGAGTTCCTCAAGTACGACCCCGGCGACGTGCCGGCGGTGGTGGCCACCTACACGCTGGGCCCGGGCGCGGGCGTGGCGATTCAGGGCATCAAGGCGGGGCTCTTCTTCCTCTCGGGCAAGGGTTCCTCGGGCTGGATCGGCGCCCTGGCCAACTTCGTGGCGGGTGCGGCGCTCGTGATCGGCGCCGGCGCCTCGCAGCAGATGTTCGAGCGGGCCGGACTGCGGCACTGGGGCTGGACCTTCCTCTCCGCCGCCATCGGCACGGTGATCATGACCGCCATCCTCATCCCGGCCAACGCCCTGTTCATCTACCCGCTGTGGGGGATGAAGGGCGCCGCTGCCTGGGCCGGAGCGCTCACGCTGTCAACGCCCTTCAACCTGTTCAAGGGGCTGCTCTCCACCAGCCTCAGCCTCGCCTTCTACCGCCGGCTCGAGCCGTTCCTCCTGGGCCGTGCGAGGGACCGGGTTGCGTAA
- a CDS encoding ABC transporter ATP-binding protein — protein sequence MQIIKRLWPLYRPGLPLVLFSLVQIGLVSLLNTAQPQIIRFVTDRVLEAGQWQWLVPGALAVIGVALVQGAMRFGQRYSMEAVSTRVVATMRSQLYSHLQRLSFAFYDRAQTGELMSRVTADVDAVRMAAGMALVNGLTHLGTILSVVVAMFLMDWRLAVVSLLFLPLLVHAIARFQRGSREAWGEVQADLAHLSATLQENIAGVRVVKAFAREEDEAARFQAANSAFQAANLRAIRLNAFWTNYMNFLTAVGAVAVLWYGGRRAMTGAISMGTLVAFNAYVAQLTGPVRMLGMAISHFTRAAAGLKRIYALLDTPVEIADHPGAADLGPARVTGRVTFEGVSFHYPGGETVLEDINLDVAPGTRVAVLGLTGSGKSTLLHLIPRFYEPTAGRVCIDGVDVRDVTLASLRRQIAIVPQETFLFSATLRENIAYGRPDATPEEVEAAARAAQIHDFIQSLPQGYETVVGERGVGLSGGQKQRIAIARALLTDAPILLLDESTSAVDVATERLIQQALDRLMTGRTTFIIASRLSTVMKADLVLVLQDGRIAARGTHDELIRQDGLYRRIYDLQLRPAEEVV from the coding sequence GTGCAGATCATCAAGCGGCTCTGGCCCCTGTACCGCCCTGGTCTGCCGCTGGTCCTGTTCAGCTTGGTCCAGATCGGGCTGGTCTCCCTGCTCAACACCGCCCAGCCGCAGATCATCCGGTTCGTCACCGACCGCGTCCTCGAGGCCGGCCAGTGGCAGTGGCTGGTGCCCGGAGCTCTCGCCGTCATCGGCGTGGCGCTGGTGCAGGGCGCGATGCGGTTCGGCCAGCGCTACTCCATGGAGGCGGTCTCCACCCGCGTCGTGGCCACGATGCGGTCGCAGCTGTACAGCCATCTGCAGCGGCTCTCCTTCGCCTTCTACGACCGGGCCCAGACCGGTGAGCTCATGTCCCGGGTCACCGCGGACGTCGACGCCGTGCGGATGGCGGCGGGCATGGCCCTGGTCAACGGGCTGACCCACCTCGGCACCATCCTCTCCGTCGTGGTTGCCATGTTCCTCATGGACTGGCGGCTGGCCGTCGTCTCGCTGCTGTTTCTCCCCCTGCTGGTCCACGCCATCGCCCGGTTTCAGCGGGGCTCCCGCGAGGCGTGGGGCGAGGTCCAGGCGGACCTGGCCCACCTCTCGGCCACGCTCCAGGAGAACATCGCCGGCGTGCGGGTGGTGAAGGCCTTCGCCCGGGAGGAGGACGAGGCCGCCCGGTTCCAGGCGGCCAACAGCGCATTCCAGGCGGCAAACCTGCGGGCGATCCGGCTGAACGCCTTCTGGACCAACTACATGAACTTCCTCACCGCCGTCGGAGCGGTGGCCGTGCTCTGGTACGGCGGCCGCCGGGCGATGACCGGGGCGATCTCGATGGGTACGCTCGTCGCCTTCAACGCGTACGTCGCGCAGCTGACCGGCCCGGTGCGCATGCTGGGCATGGCCATCTCCCACTTCACCCGGGCGGCGGCGGGGCTGAAGCGGATCTACGCCCTGCTGGACACCCCGGTGGAGATCGCCGACCACCCCGGCGCCGCGGACCTGGGACCTGCCCGAGTCACCGGCCGCGTCACCTTCGAGGGTGTATCCTTCCACTACCCCGGCGGTGAGACGGTGCTCGAGGACATCAACCTCGACGTCGCCCCCGGCACGCGGGTGGCGGTGCTGGGCCTCACCGGCTCCGGCAAGTCGACGCTGCTCCACCTGATCCCCCGGTTTTACGAGCCCACGGCGGGGCGGGTCTGCATCGACGGCGTGGACGTGCGGGACGTCACCCTCGCCTCCCTGCGGCGGCAGATCGCCATCGTGCCGCAGGAGACCTTCCTCTTCTCCGCTACGCTGCGGGAGAACATCGCCTACGGCCGTCCCGACGCCACGCCCGAAGAAGTCGAAGCGGCGGCCCGGGCGGCGCAGATCCACGACTTCATCCAGTCCCTGCCCCAGGGCTACGAGACCGTGGTCGGCGAGCGGGGAGTGGGGCTCTCCGGCGGCCAGAAGCAGCGCATCGCCATCGCCCGGGCGCTGCTGACCGACGCGCCCATCCTCCTCCTGGACGAGTCGACCTCGGCGGTGGACGTGGCCACCGAGCGGCTGATCCAGCAGGCCCTGGACCGGCTGATGACCGGCCGGACCACCTTCATCATCGCCTCCCGCCTCTCCACGGTCATGAAGGCCGACCTGGTGCTGGTCTTGCAGGACGGCCGCATCGCCGCACGGGGCACCCACGACGAGCTCATCCGCCAGGACGGGCTCTACCGGCGCATCTACGACCTGCAGCTGAGGCCCGCCGAGGAGGTGGTCTAG
- a CDS encoding ABC transporter ATP-binding protein, producing MRGGPGAFRLDDYNVKLSEVDPRVYRLLRDLIRPYLGRLGLGVAMMVVTAVTGLVGPYLTQVAIDRFIAGGDPAGLDLVALAFLATALLNWWSSYGQTYIVSFVGQSIIYDLRDRMFRHLQRLSFRFFDSMATGRIMSRLISDVDAVNQLVSSGLVTLFADSLVLITIMGTMLWMNWRLALVSFITIPTLLLVLRGFRGWMRDAFMTMRRRAADLNAHLAEAIAGIRVTQAYSREARNQAEFDGINERFRQANMRAVQVWATLMPAIEVVSAFGVTLVLWYGGVLLRGGTADVTVGQVAAFILYLNRFFMPIRDLSQVFNVFQAAVVSAERVAELLNQQPEIADRPDARPLPRVRGAVEFRDVVFGYEPGQAVLHGVNLRAEPGETVALVGPTGAGKSSIINLLARFYEPWEGQVLVDGVDLSAVTQRSWRSQLGIVLQDTFLFSGTIRENIRYGRPDATDAEVEAAARAVGAHDFIVRLEQGYETEVQERGAKLSVGQRQLIAFARALCADPAVLILDEATSNIDTYTESVLQEALRTLLHGRTAFVIAHRLSTIRQADRIYYIEDGQVVEEGRHEELLALGGRYAQLYRGQWAGEE from the coding sequence ATGCGCGGCGGTCCCGGCGCCTTCCGGCTGGACGACTACAACGTGAAGCTGAGCGAGGTGGACCCCCGGGTCTACCGGCTCCTGCGCGACCTCATCCGCCCCTACCTGGGCCGGCTCGGCCTGGGCGTGGCGATGATGGTCGTCACCGCGGTCACCGGCCTGGTGGGGCCCTACCTCACCCAGGTGGCCATCGACCGGTTCATCGCCGGCGGCGACCCCGCCGGGCTCGACCTCGTCGCCCTAGCCTTCCTGGCCACCGCCCTGCTCAACTGGTGGTCCAGCTACGGGCAGACCTACATCGTCTCCTTCGTGGGCCAGTCCATCATCTACGACCTGCGCGACCGGATGTTCCGCCACCTGCAGCGGCTCTCCTTCCGCTTCTTCGACTCCATGGCCACCGGCCGCATCATGTCCCGCCTGATCTCCGACGTGGACGCCGTCAACCAGCTGGTCTCCTCGGGCCTGGTGACGCTCTTTGCCGACTCGCTGGTCCTCATCACCATCATGGGCACGATGCTCTGGATGAACTGGCGGCTGGCCCTGGTCTCCTTCATCACCATCCCGACGCTGCTGCTGGTGCTGCGCGGCTTCCGGGGCTGGATGCGCGACGCCTTCATGACCATGCGCCGCCGTGCGGCCGACCTGAACGCCCACCTGGCGGAGGCCATCGCCGGGATCCGGGTCACGCAGGCCTACAGCCGGGAGGCCCGCAACCAGGCGGAGTTCGACGGGATCAACGAGCGGTTCCGCCAGGCGAACATGCGGGCCGTGCAGGTGTGGGCGACCCTGATGCCCGCCATCGAGGTGGTGTCGGCCTTCGGCGTGACGCTGGTGCTCTGGTACGGCGGCGTGCTGCTGCGGGGCGGGACGGCCGACGTCACCGTGGGCCAGGTGGCCGCCTTCATCCTCTACCTGAACCGCTTCTTCATGCCCATCCGGGACCTGTCGCAGGTCTTCAACGTCTTCCAGGCCGCGGTCGTCTCTGCGGAGCGGGTGGCCGAGCTGCTGAACCAGCAGCCGGAGATCGCGGACCGGCCCGACGCCCGTCCGCTGCCGCGGGTCAGGGGCGCCGTGGAGTTCCGGGACGTGGTCTTCGGCTACGAGCCGGGCCAGGCCGTGCTGCACGGCGTCAACCTGCGGGCGGAACCAGGCGAGACCGTAGCCCTGGTGGGGCCGACCGGCGCGGGGAAGTCGTCGATCATCAACCTGCTGGCCCGCTTCTATGAGCCCTGGGAGGGGCAGGTGCTGGTGGACGGGGTGGACCTCAGCGCCGTGACGCAGCGGTCCTGGCGGTCGCAGCTGGGCATCGTGCTGCAGGACACCTTCCTCTTCTCCGGTACGATCCGGGAGAACATCCGCTACGGCCGGCCGGACGCCACCGACGCCGAGGTGGAGGCCGCCGCCCGGGCGGTGGGGGCGCACGACTTCATCGTCCGGCTGGAGCAGGGGTACGAGACGGAGGTGCAGGAGCGGGGGGCCAAGCTCTCCGTGGGCCAGCGGCAGCTGATCGCCTTCGCCCGGGCGCTCTGCGCCGACCCGGCGGTGCTGATCCTGGACGAGGCCACGTCCAACATCGACACCTACACCGAGTCGGTGCTCCAGGAGGCCCTGCGCACGCTGCTGCACGGGCGGACGGCGTTCGTGATCGCCCACCGGCTCTCCACCATCCGGCAGGCGGACCGGATCTATTACATCGAAGACGGCCAGGTGGTGGAGGAGGGCCGGCACGAGGAGCTGCTGGCCCTGGGCGGCCGGTATGCGCAGCTCTACCGGGGGCAGTGGGCGGGGGAGGAGTAG